The Kineothrix sp. MB12-C1 genome includes a window with the following:
- the ilvB gene encoding biosynthetic-type acetolactate synthase large subunit: protein MIGADAMVKCLEKEGVEFVFGYPGVAICPFYNSILDSDIRTILVRTEQNAAHAANGLARASGKVGVCAVTSGPGATNVITGIATAFADSIPLICITGQVDSELLGSDAFQEADIIGAVESFVKYSYLIRDVNEIPKVFKEAFHIANTGRKGPVLIDVPIDVQKAALARFSYPESVNMRTYKPTVKGNMAQIKKVAKELEKAKKPLICAGGGVSLSNAEEELRAFAEKYSIPVVSTMMGIGIMPTGHPMYYGMVGNNGTPCANRALKESDLLIVVGARVADRAVSHPNMITNYKVLIHIDVDPVEIGKNVGPHIPLVGDAGHIFKDLEQQEMICEHEEWVKALDEHRESMVIRRNPNKDYVDPAKFITRLSEKMQDDGIYVADVGQNQIWSCAYHVVKKGRFLTSGGMGTMGYSIPAAIGAKIADKKKQVVAVCGDGSFQMSMMELATMQQHGIQVKIVVLKNNYLGMVREYQHYTYKDNYSVVDLSGSPDLEKLASAYELDFLRLCDMEKAEETIDAFLKEDKSMLLECLIDPMDLVK from the coding sequence ATGATTGGTGCAGATGCAATGGTAAAATGCCTGGAAAAAGAAGGCGTAGAGTTTGTTTTTGGTTATCCCGGAGTGGCAATATGTCCGTTTTATAATAGTATTTTGGATTCTGACATCCGTACAATACTCGTCCGCACGGAACAAAATGCGGCCCATGCGGCAAACGGGTTGGCAAGAGCGTCAGGAAAAGTAGGCGTATGCGCGGTTACCTCGGGTCCCGGGGCAACCAATGTGATTACGGGAATTGCAACGGCCTTTGCCGATAGCATCCCTCTTATATGTATTACAGGGCAGGTGGATAGCGAGCTGTTAGGAAGTGATGCTTTTCAAGAAGCGGACATCATAGGAGCGGTGGAATCTTTTGTAAAATACAGCTATCTGATTCGAGATGTCAACGAGATTCCTAAGGTATTTAAGGAAGCATTCCATATTGCGAATACAGGACGTAAAGGACCTGTCCTTATCGATGTGCCGATCGATGTACAGAAGGCAGCCCTTGCCAGATTCAGCTACCCGGAAAGCGTTAATATGAGAACTTATAAGCCTACCGTAAAAGGAAACATGGCTCAGATAAAAAAGGTGGCAAAGGAACTGGAAAAAGCAAAGAAACCCTTAATTTGTGCCGGTGGCGGAGTATCTCTTAGCAATGCAGAAGAAGAGTTAAGAGCATTTGCGGAAAAATATAGCATTCCGGTAGTATCCACGATGATGGGAATCGGTATTATGCCCACCGGACATCCGATGTATTATGGAATGGTAGGAAATAACGGCACGCCTTGTGCTAATCGTGCATTAAAAGAGTCGGATTTGCTCATTGTAGTAGGGGCTAGGGTGGCGGACAGAGCAGTCAGCCATCCCAATATGATTACGAATTATAAGGTGTTAATACATATCGATGTGGATCCGGTAGAAATAGGGAAGAATGTAGGGCCTCATATCCCCCTTGTTGGAGATGCAGGACATATCTTTAAAGATTTGGAACAGCAAGAAATGATTTGTGAACATGAAGAATGGGTGAAGGCGTTGGACGAGCATAGAGAGTCTATGGTAATTAGGCGTAACCCGAACAAAGATTATGTGGATCCGGCAAAGTTCATTACAAGACTTTCTGAGAAAATGCAGGATGACGGTATCTATGTTGCAGATGTAGGCCAGAACCAGATTTGGTCCTGTGCATATCATGTTGTAAAAAAAGGTCGTTTCTTAACTTCCGGAGGAATGGGAACTATGGGATATTCTATTCCTGCGGCGATAGGAGCTAAGATTGCTGATAAGAAAAAGCAGGTGGTGGCTGTATGCGGTGATGGTTCCTTCCAGATGTCTATGATGGAATTGGCGACGATGCAACAGCATGGAATCCAGGTTAAAATCGTAGTATTGAAGAATAATTACCTGGGAATGGTGAGGGAATATCAGCATTATACCTATAAGGATAACTATTCTGTTGTAGATTTATCAGGAAGCCCTGATTTAGAGAAATTGGCATCCGCGTATGAGTTGGATTTCCTTCGTCTGTGCGATATGGAAAAGGCAGAAGAAACTATTGATGCATTCTTAAAAGAGGATAAATCCATGTTGTTGGAATGCTTGATAGATCCGATGGATTTAGTAAAATAG
- a CDS encoding homocysteine S-methyltransferase family protein: MTKNEFKDLIKEHPIYLDGATGSNLLKRGMPAGVCPEKWILEHRDVLIGLQKEFIEAGSNIIYAPTFTANSVKLKEYGLGDDIEWMNKELVAISKEAADGRCLVAADITMTGEQLSPMGTMDFEELIAIYKEQIGYLVSAGVDILAVETMMSLQESRAALIAAKEVCELPVIVTMTFEADGRTLYGTDAKTAAIVLESLGADAVGANCSTGPDKMAEVIRSMAEVTSIPIIAKPNAGLPYLDKDGNTVYDMNSDDFAAGMAMLVETGASILGGCCGTTPEYIEKLCTHTKAMEIKKRKKAEKRYLTSERQAVEFGLNDNFMIVGERINPTGKKKLQEQLRAGNMDMVMEFAEAQEACGAAILDINMGMSGINEKEMMLRALEEVGGVTNLPLAIDSSHVEVLEEALRRYPGRALVNSVSYESAKFESLLPIVKKYGAMFILLPVSDEGLPKNLEEKKEIIHKITKRAVALGMDKKDIVVDGLVATVGADKRAALETLQTIRYCKENGYATVCGLSNISFGLPQRGYINTAFLTMAIQEGLTMAIANPSQELLVCSAFAADLLLNKEEADIRYIELIGGIEEKKKKEEAPGENLSTVKREEKTSGNASIMDVIWEAVLKGNRKKITEYTISALEEGKTPQSILNDALLPAINEVGDLFDKGKYFLPQLISSAEAMKAAIEYLEPLLKEGNGKQEMPAVIIATVEGDIHDIGKNLVALMLKNYGFRVVDLGKDVPKEHIIQAAIEHNASVIALSALMTTTMQEMRKVISHAREQGVKAKVIIGGAVITQDYADEIGADGYSKDAADAVKLTKRILHISE; this comes from the coding sequence ATGACTAAAAATGAATTTAAAGATTTGATAAAAGAGCATCCTATTTATTTGGATGGTGCCACAGGGTCAAACCTGCTAAAAAGAGGAATGCCCGCAGGGGTCTGCCCCGAAAAATGGATCTTAGAGCATAGAGATGTGCTCATAGGACTGCAAAAAGAATTCATAGAGGCAGGCAGCAATATTATCTACGCCCCTACCTTCACGGCCAATTCTGTAAAGCTTAAGGAATACGGACTGGGCGACGATATTGAGTGGATGAATAAAGAGCTGGTTGCCATATCCAAAGAAGCGGCAGATGGGCGTTGTCTTGTTGCCGCTGATATCACTATGACAGGAGAACAGCTTTCCCCCATGGGAACTATGGATTTTGAAGAGCTGATTGCGATATATAAGGAGCAGATTGGTTATCTTGTCAGTGCAGGTGTGGACATACTTGCTGTTGAGACGATGATGAGTCTGCAGGAGAGCCGGGCAGCGTTGATTGCCGCGAAGGAAGTCTGTGAGTTACCGGTAATAGTAACGATGACCTTTGAGGCGGACGGAAGAACCCTTTATGGAACGGACGCGAAGACAGCGGCCATTGTTTTGGAAAGTCTCGGTGCCGATGCGGTAGGAGCCAACTGCTCTACCGGTCCCGATAAAATGGCAGAAGTGATAAGAAGCATGGCAGAAGTCACTTCCATACCGATTATTGCGAAACCGAATGCAGGTCTTCCTTATCTCGATAAAGATGGCAATACGGTCTATGATATGAATAGCGATGATTTTGCGGCAGGAATGGCGATGCTTGTCGAAACAGGAGCCTCCATATTGGGAGGATGCTGCGGTACGACACCCGAGTATATTGAAAAACTATGTACTCATACAAAGGCAATGGAAATCAAGAAGCGTAAAAAAGCTGAGAAACGTTATTTGACCTCGGAACGTCAGGCGGTCGAATTCGGTCTGAATGACAACTTTATGATCGTCGGAGAGCGGATTAACCCTACCGGTAAGAAGAAGCTTCAGGAACAGCTTCGTGCCGGAAATATGGATATGGTTATGGAATTCGCGGAAGCTCAGGAAGCATGCGGTGCTGCCATTTTAGATATTAATATGGGAATGAGCGGCATAAATGAAAAAGAAATGATGCTTCGGGCTTTAGAGGAGGTAGGCGGAGTTACAAATCTCCCGTTGGCTATCGATTCCAGCCACGTAGAAGTACTGGAAGAAGCACTCCGGCGTTATCCCGGAAGGGCACTGGTGAATTCTGTTTCGTATGAATCGGCGAAATTCGAATCATTGCTTCCCATTGTGAAAAAATATGGTGCTATGTTCATTCTCCTTCCCGTCTCGGATGAAGGACTTCCGAAAAATCTGGAGGAAAAGAAGGAGATTATCCATAAAATAACGAAACGGGCAGTGGCGCTTGGTATGGATAAAAAGGATATTGTGGTGGATGGTCTGGTCGCAACGGTAGGTGCAGATAAGCGGGCGGCGTTGGAAACCCTCCAGACAATACGCTATTGCAAAGAAAATGGTTATGCAACGGTTTGCGGACTGTCTAATATTTCCTTTGGACTTCCTCAGAGAGGTTATATCAATACTGCCTTTTTAACGATGGCTATTCAGGAAGGGTTGACGATGGCCATTGCGAATCCCTCACAAGAGCTATTGGTTTGCAGCGCATTTGCAGCCGATTTATTGCTGAATAAGGAAGAGGCTGATATTCGCTATATCGAGCTGATAGGCGGTATTGAAGAGAAAAAGAAAAAAGAAGAAGCTCCCGGTGAGAATTTAAGTACAGTAAAACGTGAGGAGAAAACGTCCGGGAATGCGTCCATAATGGATGTTATATGGGAGGCTGTCTTAAAAGGAAACCGGAAAAAGATCACGGAATATACGATCAGCGCTTTGGAAGAAGGGAAAACACCGCAGTCTATATTAAATGATGCATTGCTTCCTGCTATTAATGAGGTGGGCGATCTTTTCGATAAAGGGAAATACTTCCTTCCTCAGCTTATCTCCAGCGCGGAGGCAATGAAGGCGGCGATTGAATATTTGGAGCCCCTTTTGAAGGAAGGGAATGGAAAGCAGGAAATGCCGGCCGTCATTATAGCGACGGTAGAAGGGGATATCCATGATATCGGTAAGAATCTGGTGGCCCTTATGTTGAAAAACTATGGATTCCGTGTGGTTGATTTAGGAAAGGATGTACCAAAAGAACATATCATTCAGGCGGCAATCGAGCATAATGCCAGTGTGATCGCACTTTCTGCTCTTATGACGACAACGATGCAGGAGATGAGAAAAGTAATATCTCATGCGAGGGAACAAGGTGTTAAGGCGAAGGTAATTATCGGAGGCGCTGTTATCACACAAGATTATGCGGATGAAATTGGAGCGGATGGATACTCCAAAGATGCAGCAGATGCCGTGAAGCTGACAAAGCGGATACTTCATATCTCAGAATAG
- a CDS encoding helix-turn-helix domain-containing protein codes for MSRQRTIEKIMASEYVSIGELVRITNCRYSTLKFYTEEGLLPFRQEEENLTRRFLREEALQRIAEIKNLRESGHSISDIKEILTK; via the coding sequence ATGTCCAGACAAAGAACAATAGAAAAGATTATGGCGTCGGAATATGTATCGATTGGAGAATTGGTTAGGATTACAAATTGCCGCTATAGTACGCTGAAATTTTATACGGAAGAAGGATTGCTGCCTTTCCGGCAGGAGGAAGAGAATTTGACCCGTAGGTTTCTAAGAGAAGAGGCGTTGCAAAGAATTGCAGAGATTAAGAATCTTAGAGAAAGTGGTCATAGTATTTCTGATATTAAAGAAATATTAACGAAGTAG
- a CDS encoding beta-galactosidase small subunit — MDYINRENHEEDTMRVVYGDVVLGLHGEDFSYLFSYVKGGMESLVIEGNEWLYRIPRPAFWRAVTDNDRGNGFPLRSAMWMGADAFINCINTKLSVDGGEVTLPIAPENNRYTKNERAKKVEITFLYETVTTPSTKVEVTYEVFADGKIQVHVKYHGNDSLPELPVFGMRFIIPTKATGYRYEGLSGETYPDRMAGGVPGIYEVQGLPVTKYLVPQDCNVHMNTKWVEVHRNTTLNNSKRKEPNSSFGLRFSMLEGGAEFAFSCIPYTPIELESATHHEELPPARRTVVSILGAVRGVGGIDSWGADVEPDYHIDAGSDIHYSFQISKM, encoded by the coding sequence ATGGACTACATAAATAGAGAAAATCATGAGGAAGATACGATGCGTGTCGTATATGGAGATGTAGTGCTCGGGCTGCATGGGGAAGATTTCAGTTATTTATTTTCCTATGTCAAAGGAGGGATGGAGTCTTTAGTTATTGAAGGAAATGAATGGCTATATCGTATACCTCGTCCGGCCTTCTGGCGTGCAGTGACTGACAACGATAGAGGGAATGGATTTCCGCTTCGTAGTGCGATGTGGATGGGGGCGGATGCATTTATTAACTGCATTAATACGAAGCTATCGGTGGATGGAGGAGAAGTCACTCTGCCTATAGCGCCGGAAAACAACCGATATACGAAGAATGAGCGAGCTAAAAAGGTAGAGATTACATTCTTGTATGAAACAGTAACGACCCCTTCGACAAAGGTAGAGGTCACTTATGAAGTATTTGCCGATGGGAAGATACAGGTTCATGTGAAGTATCACGGGAATGATAGCCTGCCTGAATTGCCTGTATTCGGTATGCGATTTATTATACCTACCAAAGCGACCGGATATCGATATGAAGGTTTGTCGGGAGAGACTTATCCGGATCGGATGGCAGGAGGAGTTCCCGGTATTTATGAAGTACAGGGATTGCCGGTAACGAAATATCTGGTGCCTCAAGATTGTAATGTTCATATGAATACGAAATGGGTAGAAGTTCATAGAAATACAACATTAAATAATAGCAAAAGAAAAGAGCCGAATTCATCTTTCGGTCTTCGCTTTTCGATGCTGGAAGGGGGAGCGGAGTTCGCTTTTTCCTGTATTCCGTATACACCGATCGAGTTGGAAAGCGCCACTCATCATGAAGAGTTACCTCCGGCAAGAAGGACAGTCGTTTCTATCTTAGGAGCCGTACGAGGAGTGGGTGGAATCGATAGCTGGGGGGCAGATGTGGAGCCTGACTATCACATAGATGCAGGATCGGATATTCACTATTCATTTCAAATTAGTAAGATGTAA
- a CDS encoding glycoside hydrolase family 2 TIM barrel-domain containing protein: MKAEIAWLDQPEVFRVNQLPARSDHKWYRSQEEFERGESSLEQSLNGEWKFCYSINAMERPADFYLEEYVEEGFHDIKVPGHIELSGYDKIHYINTMYPWEGHVFRRPAHALLQENTEAGSFSMADYNPVGSYRKEFDLEEGLKNKRVIICFEGVEQAMYLWLNGHFVGYAEDSFTPSEFDLTPFIKETGNVISVEVHKRSTAAFLEDQDFFRFFGIYRNVTLYAKPDLHVEDFWAKPILAEDNTSGSFSLSLKLSSKDMEKEGTVIVTLTDKKGGVCLEQRLPMGEEVQIESVALNGVVAWSNENPYLYELGIVLETKDGLVEEFISYPVGFRRIEIKDKIMLLNGKRLILNGVNRHEWSAENGRCIGRSEMEWDMKTMKENNINSVRTSHYPNQISWYHMCDQNGIYMMAEVNLESHGSWQKMGVVEPSWNIPGSIPEWKDVVMDRAKTNFEVFKNHTSILFWSLGNESYAGDNIESMNRFYKETDESRLVHYEGVVHNRAYEAAISDVESRMYASPLQVREYLDNDPAKPFILCEYMHDMGNSLGGMKSYISLLDEYPMYQGGFIWDYIDQALWVEDEVSGEKVLRYGGDFDDRPSDYEFSGDGIVFADRMEKPAMQEVKYYYGLHK, translated from the coding sequence ATGAAGGCAGAGATTGCATGGCTGGATCAACCTGAGGTTTTCAGGGTGAATCAGCTGCCGGCGCGCAGCGACCATAAGTGGTACCGCAGCCAGGAAGAGTTCGAGAGAGGAGAAAGTTCTCTGGAACAGTCATTGAATGGCGAATGGAAGTTCTGCTATTCCATAAATGCGATGGAGCGTCCGGCGGATTTCTATCTGGAGGAATATGTAGAAGAAGGCTTTCATGATATTAAGGTTCCGGGGCATATCGAGCTTTCCGGATATGATAAGATTCATTATATCAATACGATGTACCCGTGGGAAGGACATGTATTTCGTAGGCCTGCTCATGCACTTTTACAGGAAAATACTGAGGCAGGAAGCTTTAGTATGGCCGACTATAACCCGGTAGGCTCCTACCGTAAAGAGTTCGACCTGGAGGAGGGACTTAAGAATAAGCGGGTTATTATCTGCTTCGAAGGAGTGGAACAGGCCATGTATCTATGGTTAAACGGGCATTTTGTCGGCTATGCAGAAGATAGTTTCACCCCTTCCGAGTTTGACCTAACTCCTTTTATTAAGGAAACAGGCAATGTAATCTCTGTAGAAGTACATAAACGCAGCACGGCAGCTTTTTTGGAAGATCAGGACTTCTTTCGTTTCTTTGGCATTTACCGGAATGTGACCCTATATGCAAAGCCGGATCTGCATGTGGAAGATTTCTGGGCGAAGCCTATACTTGCAGAGGATAATACATCCGGGAGCTTCTCTCTTTCTCTTAAGCTTTCTTCTAAGGATATGGAAAAGGAAGGAACTGTGATAGTGACTTTAACCGATAAGAAGGGAGGAGTCTGTTTGGAACAGAGGCTTCCTATGGGAGAAGAGGTTCAGATAGAATCCGTAGCTCTTAACGGTGTAGTTGCATGGAGCAATGAGAATCCTTACTTATATGAATTAGGGATAGTCTTAGAAACGAAAGATGGCCTGGTGGAAGAGTTCATTTCCTATCCGGTCGGCTTTCGAAGAATTGAGATTAAGGATAAGATAATGTTGCTCAACGGCAAACGCTTGATTTTAAATGGTGTTAACCGGCATGAATGGAGCGCTGAAAACGGCCGTTGTATTGGTCGGAGTGAGATGGAATGGGATATGAAGACGATGAAGGAAAATAATATCAATTCCGTCAGAACGAGCCATTATCCGAATCAGATTTCCTGGTATCATATGTGTGATCAAAATGGCATCTACATGATGGCGGAAGTGAACTTGGAGTCCCATGGATCCTGGCAGAAGATGGGGGTCGTTGAACCGTCATGGAACATTCCGGGAAGTATTCCCGAATGGAAAGATGTAGTGATGGACAGGGCGAAGACGAACTTCGAAGTATTTAAGAACCATACATCCATACTATTTTGGTCTTTGGGAAATGAGTCCTATGCGGGGGATAATATTGAGAGTATGAATCGCTTTTATAAAGAAACGGATGAAAGCCGTCTGGTACATTATGAAGGAGTGGTTCATAACAGGGCATATGAGGCTGCTATTTCGGATGTGGAAAGCCGCATGTATGCTTCTCCTTTACAGGTCAGAGAATATTTGGATAACGATCCGGCTAAGCCTTTTATTTTATGTGAATATATGCATGATATGGGGAATTCTCTCGGTGGAATGAAGTCCTATATCAGTTTGCTCGATGAGTATCCAATGTATCAGGGAGGCTTTATTTGGGATTATATCGACCAGGCGCTTTGGGTAGAGGATGAAGTGAGTGGTGAGAAAGTCCTCCGTTATGGCGGTGATTTTGATGATCGTCCCTCTGACTATGAGTTTTCCGGGGACGGAATTGTATTTGCAGACAGAATGGAAAAGCCCGCAATGCAGGAGGTGAAATATTATTATGGACTACATAAATAG
- a CDS encoding carbohydrate ABC transporter permease — MIKRISEQAIKQILCVGMVILVMAPIILTLFAALKTKADMVATSPLLLPEWNRVTFDNFKDVLSNKYLLIGFKNTGIILIVSLFFNVMFGTITAFIIERFEFRGKKLVVSLFFIGMLIPTFVTEIARFQVIQGLGLYNSLGAPIVIYVASDLMQLYIYRQFISGLSVALDEAALIDGCSYFGLFIKIIFPLLAPATATVCIIKAINIINDMYIPYLYMPRNKLRTLTTFLMDYANAQQGSWQTLAAGIIIIMIPTIAIYVFFQRYILAGVAAGAVKE; from the coding sequence ATGATAAAGAGAATTTCAGAACAAGCGATAAAGCAGATTCTTTGTGTAGGCATGGTAATACTTGTCATGGCTCCGATTATCCTTACTTTGTTCGCCGCATTGAAAACAAAGGCTGATATGGTGGCAACTTCTCCTTTGCTATTGCCGGAATGGAATAGAGTTACCTTTGATAACTTTAAAGATGTTTTATCGAACAAATACCTATTGATTGGCTTTAAGAATACAGGTATTATATTGATAGTATCTCTTTTCTTTAATGTAATGTTCGGTACGATAACAGCTTTTATTATTGAACGATTCGAATTCAGAGGGAAAAAGCTTGTGGTATCCTTGTTTTTCATAGGGATGCTCATCCCGACTTTCGTAACGGAGATTGCACGTTTTCAAGTAATACAAGGGCTTGGGTTATACAATTCACTGGGAGCGCCTATTGTAATCTATGTGGCATCCGATTTAATGCAGCTTTATATTTACAGACAATTCATTTCGGGATTATCGGTTGCTCTGGATGAAGCGGCACTCATCGATGGCTGCAGTTATTTCGGATTGTTTATCAAGATTATTTTCCCATTGCTGGCACCGGCCACAGCGACCGTATGTATTATCAAAGCGATTAATATTATTAACGATATGTATATTCCGTACCTATACATGCCGAGAAACAAGCTGCGCACGCTCACTACCTTTTTGATGGACTATGCGAATGCACAACAAGGCTCGTGGCAGACGTTGGCTGCCGGTATTATCATTATTATGATACCGACTATAGCGATTTATGTATTTTTCCAAAGATACATATTGGCAGGTGTAGCGGCAGGGGCCGTGAAGGAATAA
- a CDS encoding carbohydrate ABC transporter permease: MSRLRKKRMQFIITALVVPIILLIIFVVVPAMDLFRMSFTNWDGYSDKNDIVGLANYVSMLKNKDLWLSLKNNAVYFVIHLFMIAVELGFAVILTGKLRAAKFYKTMVFMPYIINGVAVAYAFSYFFSPINGAFDAILEVLNLEFLIRSWLSDPKIVNYVLAFVSVWRFSGYHVILFMAALQSIPQDVAEAARVDGATSWQLFKYIQIPGIMLMVDFVLFDNIRGALQVFDIPFVITSGGPGYASSTFTLYTISTAFTYSNFGLASTMAVAIMIMIVAIYLVQNKVIHGLILKDRRKG, translated from the coding sequence ATGAGCAGATTAAGAAAAAAGAGGATGCAGTTCATAATAACGGCATTGGTCGTTCCTATTATATTATTAATCATATTTGTTGTCGTTCCGGCGATGGATCTGTTTCGTATGAGCTTCACCAATTGGGATGGCTATTCGGATAAAAATGATATCGTCGGTCTGGCTAATTATGTTTCCATGCTGAAAAATAAAGATTTATGGCTATCGCTGAAAAATAATGCCGTTTATTTCGTCATTCATCTTTTTATGATTGCGGTGGAACTTGGATTTGCCGTAATTTTGACAGGAAAACTTCGTGCTGCCAAGTTTTATAAGACGATGGTATTTATGCCTTACATTATCAATGGTGTTGCGGTCGCCTATGCCTTTTCTTACTTTTTCTCCCCGATTAACGGAGCCTTCGATGCTATTTTAGAAGTGCTTAATCTGGAGTTTTTAATCAGAAGCTGGCTGTCGGATCCAAAAATAGTAAATTATGTGCTGGCCTTTGTTTCCGTATGGCGCTTCAGCGGATATCACGTAATTCTTTTTATGGCAGCGTTGCAATCAATTCCTCAGGATGTGGCGGAGGCGGCGCGAGTGGATGGAGCGACCTCCTGGCAGTTATTTAAGTATATCCAGATCCCCGGAATTATGCTTATGGTAGACTTTGTATTGTTCGATAACATTAGAGGTGCCCTTCAAGTGTTCGATATACCCTTCGTTATCACGTCAGGAGGCCCCGGCTATGCGTCTTCTACATTTACGCTTTACACGATATCTACGGCATTCACTTATTCTAATTTCGGTCTTGCATCTACAATGGCTGTGGCGATTATGATTATGATTGTGGCTATTTATCTCGTTCAGAATAAAGTGATTCATGGGTTGATACTTAAGGATAGGAGGAAGGGTTGA
- a CDS encoding ABC transporter substrate-binding protein: MKRRMLATLLIGVMAVSALAGCGNKNTAETTETPAQETVSETKKEEAPETQTDKTDLSGTITFAIWDNNLNDFIEDNDMVGRFQERYPNVDIEVEKIKDDSEYWNAMKMRASANQLPDVMFNKPFTLSRFKDYLVDLSGTEASVNNELASGYAIDGKVLGIPMTSGYEYVYYWKDMFAEAGVEVPTTWTELEEAAKTLQDYYGKDNADFMAIACGLKDEWPDYPYMEFMPALEAGNGQNWNTMAGEDTPFAEGTDINKAYNKVYSLFTSGVLGKDPLGLGNDQVTSLFAAKSAAIIALGDWGLQNIQNGAEDISELGTFYLPTRNTTSDPYNVIVQGDSFMGVTTHSKNQEAAIAFVEWFYSDAWYPDYINYVSSASSMTNFPKDKDPVLAQADELTPDKVLIMYDGGGDDFTAIQNETTFDYKKLGAQMMTDGFDLNAAFDELNAKWTDARSKLQIK; encoded by the coding sequence ATGAAAAGAAGAATGTTAGCAACCTTATTAATCGGAGTAATGGCTGTATCTGCTCTTGCAGGATGCGGAAACAAGAACACAGCGGAGACGACAGAAACTCCGGCACAGGAAACGGTGTCCGAAACGAAGAAGGAGGAGGCTCCGGAAACACAGACGGATAAGACGGATTTAAGCGGTACCATTACTTTTGCAATATGGGATAACAATTTAAATGATTTTATCGAGGACAATGATATGGTAGGAAGATTTCAGGAGAGATATCCTAATGTAGACATTGAAGTTGAGAAAATCAAAGACGACAGCGAATATTGGAATGCGATGAAGATGCGTGCATCTGCGAACCAATTACCGGATGTAATGTTTAATAAACCTTTTACCTTATCGCGATTCAAAGACTATCTTGTAGATTTATCAGGAACAGAGGCAAGTGTGAATAACGAGTTGGCTTCCGGCTATGCCATTGACGGTAAAGTATTAGGTATTCCTATGACTTCCGGTTATGAATATGTATATTATTGGAAAGATATGTTCGCAGAAGCGGGTGTGGAAGTACCTACTACATGGACAGAACTGGAAGAAGCTGCTAAAACGTTACAAGATTATTATGGGAAAGATAATGCAGACTTTATGGCAATCGCTTGCGGATTAAAGGATGAATGGCCTGATTATCCTTATATGGAGTTTATGCCTGCACTGGAAGCCGGAAATGGACAGAATTGGAATACCATGGCGGGAGAGGATACTCCTTTTGCAGAGGGAACTGATATCAATAAGGCATACAATAAGGTATATAGCTTATTTACATCAGGTGTGCTCGGCAAAGATCCATTGGGGCTTGGTAATGATCAGGTAACTTCTTTATTCGCAGCTAAAAGTGCAGCGATTATTGCTTTAGGAGATTGGGGGCTTCAGAACATACAAAATGGAGCAGAAGACATTTCTGAGCTCGGAACATTCTATCTGCCTACAAGAAATACAACCTCCGATCCTTATAATGTAATTGTACAGGGAGACTCCTTCATGGGTGTAACAACACATTCTAAGAATCAGGAAGCAGCGATTGCTTTCGTGGAATGGTTCTACTCAGATGCATGGTATCCGGATTACATCAATTATGTATCCTCAGCATCATCCATGACAAACTTCCCTAAGGATAAAGATCCTGTATTGGCACAGGCAGACGAACTCACTCCTGATAAAGTATTGATTATGTATGATGGCGGTGGGGATGACTTTACAGCGATACAAAATGAAACAACTTTCGATTATAAGAAACTTGGTGCGCAGATGATGACAGATGGCTTTGACTTAAATGCTGCATTCGATGAATTGAACGCAAAATGGACAGATGCCAGAAGTAAATTGCAAATTAAGTAA